One window from the genome of Microbulbifer sp. ALW1 encodes:
- a CDS encoding bacterioferritin-associated ferredoxin produces the protein MYVCICKGITDSQIKEAVYDGSTSVKALRRHLGVSSQCGRCAELTQEIIDETMAGGVMATANSALFYSAS, from the coding sequence ATGTACGTATGTATCTGTAAAGGCATTACCGACAGCCAGATCAAAGAGGCTGTATACGACGGCTCTACGTCTGTTAAGGCCCTGCGTCGCCATCTGGGTGTTTCTTCTCAATGTGGCCGCTGTGCCGAGCTGACTCAGGAAATCATTGACGAAACCATGGCCGGTGGTGTTATGGCCACTGCCAACAGTGCCCTCTTTTACTCAGCCAGCTGA
- a CDS encoding peroxiredoxin: MAVLVGKPAPDFTAAAVLGNGEIVDSYNLAETIKGKKAVIFFYPLDFTFVCPSELIAFDHRFEEFQKRGVEVIGVSIDSQFSHNAWRNTPVNDGGIGAVKYALVADTKHEICQAYDVESEGGVAFRGSFLIDEEGVVRHQVVNDLPLGRNVDEMLRMVDALAFHQEHGEVCPAGWQEGDKGMNASPEGVAAYLSENSDKL; encoded by the coding sequence ATGGCTGTATTAGTAGGCAAGCCCGCTCCGGACTTCACTGCAGCAGCGGTACTGGGCAACGGCGAAATCGTTGATTCTTACAACCTGGCTGAAACCATCAAGGGTAAGAAAGCGGTTATCTTCTTCTACCCGCTGGACTTCACCTTTGTATGTCCTTCCGAGCTGATCGCCTTCGACCACCGCTTTGAAGAGTTCCAGAAGCGTGGCGTTGAGGTTATCGGTGTTTCCATCGATTCTCAGTTCTCCCACAACGCTTGGCGTAACACCCCGGTGAACGACGGCGGCATCGGCGCTGTTAAGTACGCCCTGGTTGCCGACACCAAGCACGAAATCTGCCAGGCCTACGACGTTGAGTCCGAAGGCGGCGTTGCTTTCCGTGGTTCTTTCCTGATCGACGAAGAAGGCGTTGTACGTCACCAGGTTGTTAACGATCTGCCGCTGGGCCGTAACGTTGACGAAATGCTGCGCATGGTTGACGCGCTGGCATTCCACCAGGAGCACGGCGAAGTTTGCCCGGCTGGCTGGCAGGAAGGTGACAAAGGCATGAACGCTTCTCCGGAAGGCGTTGCTGCTTACCTGAGCGAGAACTCCGACAAGCTGTAA
- a CDS encoding serine hydrolase codes for MVFLKVIQGFTNSIRSSSRSRVLGLLLPVLALLAAGSATAADAERSQRADKTAREAGKTVSKGVEASAKEFDRYFRQLLKQQGIPGAAYVIVDHDQIVAMNTYGVRIKGKHEAVTTHTVFRLASVSKTFAASMAAVLEHEHKFNWGDKVVRYVPQLSFKTPALSMQLQVQHLLSHSSGLTPNAYDNYLEDNRPLSKILPMFSTIDPHCAPGKCYGYQNVLFSLIEDVIQKATGVPYSRQLKERFFTPLKMEDASLGWESFMAASNRAAPHVQTGSGWRPVKVEKEYYLAAPAAGVNASISDMAQWLKAQMGYYPEVLSQAVIDDLTTERVETRRHMRHRIWRDYIDHAGYGLGWRLYTVGDDRIIFHGGWVAGFRAAVAYSEKRKVGIAILMNAESRVISDLTGNFIADITGRGKLVQAIAASAKK; via the coding sequence ATGGTGTTTCTCAAAGTGATTCAGGGTTTTACAAACAGTATCCGCAGCAGTTCCCGAAGCCGTGTGCTCGGTCTGCTGTTGCCTGTGCTGGCGTTATTGGCGGCTGGAAGTGCGACGGCGGCGGACGCCGAGCGATCGCAGCGCGCAGACAAGACCGCCCGCGAAGCCGGCAAGACGGTCAGCAAGGGCGTGGAAGCCAGTGCCAAAGAGTTCGATCGCTATTTCCGCCAGTTGCTGAAGCAGCAGGGGATTCCCGGTGCGGCCTATGTGATCGTGGATCACGATCAGATTGTGGCCATGAACACCTATGGTGTCCGGATCAAAGGCAAGCACGAAGCGGTCACTACCCACACGGTGTTCCGCCTGGCATCCGTTTCCAAGACATTTGCGGCCAGTATGGCGGCCGTGCTGGAGCACGAGCACAAGTTCAACTGGGGCGACAAGGTGGTGCGCTATGTGCCCCAGCTCAGCTTCAAGACGCCGGCGCTGTCCATGCAGCTACAGGTGCAGCATCTGCTGAGCCATTCCTCCGGTTTAACCCCTAACGCCTACGACAATTACCTGGAAGACAACCGGCCTCTGTCCAAGATACTGCCGATGTTCTCCACCATTGATCCCCACTGTGCGCCTGGTAAGTGCTACGGCTACCAGAATGTGTTGTTCAGCCTGATCGAAGATGTGATCCAGAAGGCGACCGGCGTGCCTTATAGCCGCCAGTTGAAAGAGCGGTTCTTTACCCCGCTGAAGATGGAAGATGCCTCCCTGGGGTGGGAAAGCTTTATGGCCGCGAGCAATCGCGCCGCACCACACGTGCAGACCGGCAGCGGCTGGCGTCCGGTGAAGGTGGAAAAAGAGTATTACCTGGCGGCCCCGGCCGCGGGTGTGAACGCCAGTATCAGCGATATGGCCCAGTGGCTGAAAGCGCAGATGGGCTACTACCCGGAGGTGCTGTCGCAGGCGGTGATCGACGACCTGACCACCGAACGTGTGGAAACCCGCCGCCATATGCGCCACCGGATCTGGCGTGACTATATCGACCACGCTGGTTACGGCCTCGGCTGGCGCCTCTACACGGTCGGCGACGATCGCATCATTTTCCACGGCGGCTGGGTGGCGGGTTTCCGCGCTGCGGTAGCCTACTCGGAAAAGCGCAAGGTGGGCATCGCCATTTTGATGAACGCTGAGTCGCGGGTGATCTCTGATCTTACCGGCAACTTTATTGCCGACATCACCGGCCGTGGCAAGCTGGTGCAGGCCATCGCCGCCTCTGCCAAGAAGTGA
- the htpG gene encoding molecular chaperone HtpG encodes MTVEAHKENHGFQTEAKQLLHLMIHSLYSNKEIFLRELVSNASDAADKLRFESLSKPELLAEDPDLRIRIEFDKDAGTLTIADNGIGMSRDEVIENLGTIARSGTANFMQNLSGDQKKDAHLIGQFGVGFYSAFIVADKVDVFTRRAGSDASQGVHWECSGEAEYSVENVEWPDRGTRVVLHLKDDAKEFADDWRLRSIIKKYSDHIAIPVEMLKQEAPAAEGEEQQGSAPEFEAVNAAQALWTRPRSEVKSEEYKEFYKHVSHDFEDPLTWSHNRVEGKLDYTSLLYIPARPPFDLYQRDAARGLKLYVQRTFIMDDAEQFLPLYLRFVKGVLDSNDLPLNVSREILQKDQNTDAIKSALTKRVLDMLDKLAKKDAEQYQKFWDLFGSVMKEGPAEDFANKEKVAKLLRFSTTQTDNPKQDQSLEDYVGRMKDGQKHIYYVCADNFATAKSSPYLEVFRKKGIEVLLLTDQVDEWFVGHMQEFDGKQFQDVAKGALDLGEAENDDDKAEREKVEKEAGALVERVKEVLESRVEDVRATTRLVDSPACLVASDNDMGMQMRRILEQAGQSLPEAKPIFELNPSHPLVQRLDQEQDEDRFADLTNILMDQANLAAGNQLADPADYVRRLNALLLELNR; translated from the coding sequence ATGACTGTTGAGGCACATAAAGAGAATCACGGCTTCCAGACCGAAGCCAAGCAACTGTTGCACCTGATGATCCACTCGCTCTACTCCAACAAGGAGATTTTCCTGCGCGAGCTGGTATCCAACGCCTCCGATGCCGCCGACAAGCTGCGCTTTGAATCCCTCTCCAAGCCGGAATTGCTGGCGGAAGATCCCGATCTGCGCATTCGTATCGAATTCGACAAAGACGCGGGTACCCTGACCATTGCCGACAACGGTATCGGCATGAGCCGCGACGAAGTGATCGAGAACCTGGGCACCATCGCCCGCTCCGGCACCGCCAACTTCATGCAGAACCTCTCTGGTGACCAGAAGAAGGATGCACACCTGATCGGCCAGTTTGGGGTCGGTTTCTACTCCGCGTTTATCGTCGCCGACAAGGTTGACGTATTTACCCGTCGCGCCGGCTCCGATGCCAGCCAGGGCGTGCACTGGGAGTGCAGTGGTGAGGCGGAATACTCGGTCGAGAACGTCGAGTGGCCGGATCGCGGCACCCGTGTGGTGCTGCACCTGAAAGACGACGCCAAAGAGTTTGCCGACGACTGGCGCCTGCGCTCCATCATCAAGAAATACTCCGATCACATCGCCATCCCAGTGGAGATGCTGAAACAGGAAGCCCCGGCAGCCGAGGGTGAAGAGCAACAAGGCAGCGCACCGGAATTTGAAGCGGTCAATGCCGCCCAGGCGCTGTGGACGCGCCCGCGCTCCGAGGTGAAATCCGAGGAGTACAAAGAGTTTTACAAGCACGTGTCCCACGATTTCGAGGACCCGCTGACCTGGAGCCACAACCGCGTGGAAGGCAAGCTGGACTACACCAGCCTGCTGTATATCCCCGCGCGCCCGCCTTTCGACCTGTACCAGCGCGATGCCGCCCGCGGCCTCAAACTGTACGTGCAGCGCACTTTCATCATGGACGACGCCGAGCAGTTCCTGCCGCTGTACCTGCGCTTTGTGAAAGGGGTGCTGGACTCCAATGACCTGCCGCTGAACGTCTCCCGCGAGATTCTGCAGAAAGACCAGAACACCGATGCCATCAAGAGTGCGCTGACCAAGCGTGTACTGGATATGCTCGACAAGCTGGCCAAGAAAGACGCAGAGCAGTACCAGAAGTTCTGGGACCTGTTCGGTTCCGTGATGAAAGAGGGGCCGGCGGAAGATTTTGCCAACAAGGAAAAAGTGGCCAAACTGCTGCGCTTCTCCACCACCCAGACGGACAATCCCAAGCAGGATCAGTCCCTCGAGGACTACGTCGGCCGCATGAAGGACGGCCAGAAGCACATCTACTACGTGTGCGCGGACAACTTCGCCACTGCCAAGTCTTCTCCTTACCTGGAGGTCTTCCGCAAGAAGGGTATCGAAGTGCTGCTGCTGACCGACCAGGTGGACGAGTGGTTCGTTGGCCATATGCAGGAGTTTGACGGCAAGCAGTTCCAGGATGTGGCCAAAGGCGCACTGGACCTGGGTGAAGCGGAAAACGACGACGACAAGGCCGAGCGCGAGAAGGTCGAGAAAGAAGCGGGCGCCCTGGTAGAGCGCGTCAAGGAAGTGCTGGAAAGCCGCGTGGAAGATGTGCGCGCGACCACGCGCCTGGTGGACTCGCCGGCGTGCCTGGTGGCGAGCGACAACGATATGGGCATGCAGATGCGCCGTATCCTGGAGCAGGCCGGCCAGAGCCTGCCGGAAGCCAAGCCGATCTTTGAGCTGAACCCCAGCCACCCGCTGGTGCAGCGCCTGGATCAGGAGCAGGACGAAGATCGCTTTGCGGACCTCACCAATATCCTGATGGATCAGGCCAACCTGGCTGCCGGTAACCAGCTGGCGGATCCTGCGGATTATGTGCGCCGTCTGAACGCGCTGTTGCTGGAACTCAATCGCTGA
- a CDS encoding NAD(P)H-dependent glycerol-3-phosphate dehydrogenase, translating into MTQTDVSTNATESRYSIAILGGGSFGTAVANIIAGNGHDTRQWMRDPERAAACMAERENQYYLPGVALHPDLNITSDLEKAVCGCQVVFVAIPSKSFREVVHRAAPILAPGTMLISLTKGVEHDSFHLMSDILREETEGMRVGVLSGPNFAKEIVAGHYTATVIASEDESLCETIQKVLHSETFRVYSSNDVFGVELAGALKNIYAIVTGMAVALGRGQNTTSLLITRALAEMMRFAEAVGADPMTFIGLAGVGDLILTCSSDLSRNYRVGYLVGKGKKLDEAVSEIGQVAEGVNTVRLIKAKADELDVYMPLVSAIHAILFEGTPIPTVIRELMSGAQTFDVAYSAKPDSQTETLQNQ; encoded by the coding sequence ATGACTCAAACAGACGTTTCCACTAACGCCACTGAATCCCGTTACTCCATCGCCATTCTTGGTGGTGGCAGCTTTGGTACCGCCGTTGCCAATATCATCGCCGGCAATGGCCACGATACCCGCCAGTGGATGCGGGACCCGGAGCGCGCTGCTGCCTGTATGGCCGAGCGCGAGAACCAGTACTACCTGCCCGGTGTTGCCCTGCACCCGGATCTCAACATCACCAGCGACCTGGAAAAAGCCGTGTGCGGCTGCCAGGTGGTGTTCGTGGCGATCCCCAGTAAATCCTTTCGTGAGGTAGTGCACCGCGCGGCGCCGATCCTGGCCCCGGGTACCATGCTGATTTCCCTCACCAAGGGCGTGGAGCACGACAGCTTCCACCTGATGAGCGATATCCTGCGCGAGGAAACCGAAGGAATGCGCGTGGGGGTACTGAGTGGTCCCAATTTTGCCAAGGAGATCGTCGCAGGCCACTACACCGCGACGGTGATCGCTAGTGAGGACGAGTCCCTGTGCGAGACCATTCAGAAGGTGCTGCACTCGGAGACTTTCCGGGTTTATTCCAGTAATGATGTGTTCGGGGTGGAGTTGGCCGGTGCCCTGAAGAATATCTACGCCATAGTGACCGGCATGGCCGTGGCCCTTGGCCGCGGCCAGAACACCACCAGTCTGCTGATTACCCGCGCCCTGGCGGAGATGATGCGATTTGCGGAGGCTGTCGGTGCCGACCCAATGACCTTTATCGGCCTTGCCGGTGTCGGCGACCTGATATTGACCTGTTCTTCGGATCTCAGCCGTAACTACCGGGTGGGCTACCTGGTGGGCAAAGGCAAGAAGCTGGATGAGGCGGTTTCGGAAATCGGCCAGGTGGCGGAAGGGGTGAATACCGTTCGCCTGATCAAGGCGAAGGCCGATGAGCTGGATGTCTACATGCCCTTGGTTTCCGCGATTCACGCCATATTATTTGAAGGTACCCCGATACCGACGGTTATCCGCGAGCTGATGTCCGGGGCCCAGACGTTTGATGTGGCCTATTCGGCAAAGCCTGATAGCCAAACAGAAACGCTTCAAAACCAATAA
- a CDS encoding DUF4389 domain-containing protein, with the protein MNNEQIKQNLTSSDHWVRLLFMVLFVILLEIAGVVMLATIVLQFLFAIVSGGPNDNLRQLGNQIASYIYQTLQFLIYNTEEKPFPFAEWPES; encoded by the coding sequence ATGAATAACGAACAGATCAAACAGAACCTGACTTCCTCGGATCACTGGGTGCGCCTGCTATTTATGGTGCTGTTCGTGATCCTGCTGGAGATAGCGGGGGTGGTGATGCTTGCCACCATAGTGCTGCAATTCCTCTTTGCCATCGTTTCTGGCGGGCCGAACGACAACCTTCGCCAGCTCGGCAACCAGATTGCATCCTATATTTATCAGACCCTGCAATTCCTGATTTACAACACTGAAGAGAAGCCTTTCCCGTTTGCGGAATGGCCGGAGTCCTGA
- a CDS encoding DUF4389 domain-containing protein, whose protein sequence is MSNEELKQNLTSTNQWVRLIYMVLFAVLLEIAGFVMLAVVIAQFLFAIFTGSANDNLRRLGDQIASYIYQTLQFLIYNSEEKPFPFSEWPESEEEDLSSYASAEEIDGEVIGADADTDETVAEAEVVEEAEKAVEKTVEKTAEKTDQKSASKPSEDAESSSAATEEPLRKAKSSKKVEASGDAETVIELGSDASAEPSDDSATESTAEKSSGDK, encoded by the coding sequence ATGAGTAACGAAGAACTGAAACAAAACCTGACCTCCACCAACCAGTGGGTGCGCCTGATTTACATGGTGCTCTTCGCGGTACTGCTGGAAATTGCCGGCTTTGTCATGCTGGCGGTGGTTATCGCCCAATTCCTGTTTGCCATTTTTACCGGCAGCGCCAACGACAACCTGCGTCGCCTTGGCGACCAGATTGCCTCCTACATTTATCAGACCCTGCAATTCCTGATCTACAACTCGGAAGAGAAACCTTTTCCGTTTTCCGAGTGGCCCGAGTCCGAGGAGGAAGACCTGTCTTCCTATGCGAGCGCGGAGGAAATTGATGGTGAGGTAATCGGGGCGGACGCCGATACAGATGAAACGGTGGCTGAAGCAGAGGTAGTCGAAGAGGCTGAGAAGGCGGTCGAGAAGACAGTCGAGAAGACTGCTGAGAAGACTGACCAGAAATCCGCATCCAAGCCATCGGAGGATGCCGAGTCCTCGTCGGCGGCGACCGAAGAGCCCCTGCGGAAAGCGAAGTCGTCCAAAAAAGTTGAGGCCTCGGGCGACGCTGAAACGGTGATTGAGCTTGGCAGTGATGCATCCGCAGAGCCAAGTGATGACTCTGCAACGGAATCTACCGCAGAAAAGAGTTCTGGCGATAAATAG
- the sixA gene encoding phosphohistidine phosphatase SixA has translation MLLFVLRHGHAEPFSKSDETRALTEGGRAEVAAVCKERASELAQVKTIWASPFVRTRQTAKIVAETFGLEVEIQEVLTSDTPLAELLDALGEVEEKSFPLLLVSHQPLVGELVNGLCGTGNEHPMGTASLACLSSDVWALDCAELEWLQHKP, from the coding sequence GTGCTGTTGTTTGTATTGCGCCATGGCCACGCAGAGCCGTTCAGTAAAAGTGACGAAACCCGCGCCCTGACCGAAGGCGGACGTGCCGAAGTTGCCGCCGTCTGCAAGGAGCGGGCATCGGAGCTGGCTCAGGTAAAAACCATCTGGGCAAGTCCCTTCGTCCGCACTCGCCAGACCGCCAAGATCGTGGCAGAGACCTTTGGTCTTGAGGTGGAGATCCAGGAGGTACTGACGAGCGATACGCCGCTGGCGGAGTTGCTGGATGCCCTGGGCGAAGTGGAAGAGAAGTCTTTCCCGCTGTTGCTGGTCAGTCATCAGCCGCTAGTAGGCGAGCTGGTGAATGGCCTCTGCGGCACTGGCAATGAACACCCCATGGGCACGGCGAGTCTCGCCTGCCTATCATCGGATGTGTGGGCACTGGATTGCGCGGAACTGGAATGGCTGCAGCATAAGCCTTGA